In the Streptomyces sp. 840.1 genome, one interval contains:
- a CDS encoding MetQ/NlpA family ABC transporter substrate-binding protein: MRKNIKITAAAAATAALAFGLTACGTDSDPASKSETGAKADTSKALVVAASPTPHADILDFVKKNLAEKAGLKLEVKEFTDYVLPNTATETGQVDANFFQHQPYLDDFNKKNNTHLVSVGTVHLEPLGLYSKKVKKAGDIKSGQTIAVPNDTTNEGRALQLLAGNGLITLKDGVGTSAKLSDITDKKGLKFKELEAATVPRALNDVDAAVINGNYAIEAKLKPATDALAIEKADGNPYANIIAVKKGNEKDPRVQKLVKLLHSDEVKKFIQDSYQGSVIPAFGSAAKS; encoded by the coding sequence CTGCCGCCGCCACCGCCGCCCTCGCCTTCGGCCTCACCGCCTGCGGCACGGACTCCGACCCGGCGTCCAAGAGCGAGACCGGTGCCAAGGCCGACACCTCCAAGGCCCTCGTCGTCGCCGCGTCCCCGACGCCGCACGCCGACATCCTGGACTTCGTCAAGAAGAACCTGGCGGAGAAGGCCGGCCTCAAGCTGGAGGTCAAGGAGTTCACGGACTACGTCCTGCCGAACACCGCCACCGAGACCGGCCAGGTCGACGCCAACTTCTTCCAGCACCAGCCCTACCTCGACGACTTCAACAAGAAGAACAACACCCACCTGGTCTCCGTCGGGACCGTGCACCTGGAGCCCCTCGGCCTCTACTCCAAGAAGGTCAAGAAGGCCGGCGACATCAAGTCCGGCCAGACCATCGCCGTGCCCAACGACACCACCAACGAGGGCCGCGCACTCCAGCTGCTCGCCGGCAACGGCCTGATCACCCTCAAGGACGGCGTCGGCACCAGCGCCAAGCTGAGCGACATCACCGACAAGAAGGGCCTCAAGTTCAAGGAGCTGGAGGCCGCGACCGTCCCCCGCGCCCTGAACGACGTGGACGCCGCCGTCATCAACGGCAACTACGCCATCGAGGCCAAGCTCAAGCCCGCCACCGACGCCCTCGCGATCGAGAAGGCCGACGGCAACCCGTACGCCAACATCATCGCCGTGAAGAAGGGCAACGAGAAGGACCCCCGAGTCCAGAAGCTCGTGAAGCTCCTGCACTCCGACGAGGTCAAGAAGTTCATCCAGGACAGCTACCAGGGCTCGGTCATCCCGGCCTTCGGATCCGCAGCCAAGTCCTGA
- a CDS encoding GNAT family N-acetyltransferase produces the protein MLCLYTVFGMELRMTSTFPDISISTDRLVLRPFDMADVPAYIEMMNDELVTAWTEAPQPYTQVDAERWVRRIAPAQRTKGDGIVFAVTEFLTQRLVGSVRLHNTDWRTLATEAAYITAPWARGEGYATESVLALAQWLFRDQGFERIELRTAADNTASQQVAQKLGCISEGILRNARIARSQTEDGGWADIRTDLIVWGLLPEDLEGVAEQLADAGGYGTYNDWN, from the coding sequence ATGCTGTGCCTTTACACGGTCTTCGGCATGGAGCTGCGCATGACTTCCACCTTTCCGGACATCTCCATCAGCACGGATCGGTTGGTGCTGCGCCCCTTCGACATGGCGGACGTCCCCGCGTACATCGAGATGATGAACGACGAACTCGTCACCGCCTGGACCGAGGCACCCCAGCCCTACACCCAGGTCGACGCCGAGCGCTGGGTCCGCAGGATCGCTCCCGCGCAGCGCACCAAGGGCGACGGCATCGTCTTCGCCGTCACCGAGTTCCTCACCCAGCGCCTCGTCGGCTCGGTCCGGCTGCACAACACCGACTGGCGGACCCTGGCCACCGAGGCCGCCTACATCACCGCCCCCTGGGCGCGCGGCGAGGGATACGCCACCGAGTCCGTGCTGGCCCTCGCCCAGTGGCTCTTCCGCGACCAGGGCTTCGAGCGGATAGAGCTGCGCACCGCCGCCGACAACACCGCCTCCCAGCAGGTCGCCCAGAAGCTCGGCTGCATCAGCGAGGGCATCCTGCGCAACGCCCGGATAGCCCGCTCGCAGACCGAGGACGGAGGATGGGCCGACATCAGGACCGACCTGATCGTCTGGGGCCTGCTCCCCGAGGACCTGGAGGGAGTCGCCGAGCAGCTCGCCGACGCCGGTGGATACGGTACGTACAACGACTGGAACTGA
- the cbiE gene encoding precorrin-6y C5,15-methyltransferase (decarboxylating) subunit CbiE, with product MADRVTVIGWDGSPLTRVATAALSAATLVAGAAHHLALPEVPPGAERIRLGSIDLAARRIAGHRGSAVVLADGDPGFFGVVRSLRAPEHGLEVEVVPAVSAVATAFARAGMPWEDAQTVVAHPRNLRRAVNVCRAHHKVAVLTSPGAGPAELALLLEGVHRTFVICEELGTTREQVTVVTSEKAADHVWRDPNVVIVIGGGPEQRADGAWIAGRHPAYPQGVRGWALPADAYRGDGPGPAGESGEGETPGLRAAQLAHLGPRTGDLVWDIGSGSGALAVEAARFGAAVLAVDSDRDACARTAAAARSFGVQLQVVQGRAPHVLERLPEPDVVRIGGGGVPVVTAVADRRPERIVTHASTRDEAEALGAALTENGYAVACSLLQSVELDTSAWSERERSVVFLLSALRSDLAP from the coding sequence ATGGCCGACCGGGTCACAGTGATCGGCTGGGACGGCTCACCACTGACCAGAGTGGCCACCGCCGCGCTCTCGGCCGCCACCCTCGTCGCCGGAGCCGCCCACCACCTCGCACTGCCCGAGGTGCCGCCCGGCGCCGAACGGATCCGGCTCGGCTCGATCGACCTGGCCGCCCGGCGGATCGCCGGCCACCGCGGCAGCGCCGTGGTCCTCGCCGACGGCGACCCGGGGTTCTTCGGAGTCGTACGCAGTCTGCGCGCGCCCGAGCACGGCCTCGAAGTCGAAGTGGTGCCCGCCGTCTCCGCCGTCGCCACCGCCTTCGCCCGCGCCGGTATGCCCTGGGAGGACGCCCAGACCGTCGTCGCCCACCCCCGCAACCTTCGCCGCGCGGTGAACGTCTGCCGGGCCCACCACAAGGTCGCCGTCCTCACCTCGCCCGGTGCCGGACCCGCCGAACTCGCGCTGCTGCTCGAAGGCGTCCACCGCACGTTCGTCATCTGCGAGGAACTCGGCACCACCCGCGAACAGGTCACCGTCGTCACCTCGGAGAAGGCCGCCGACCACGTCTGGCGCGACCCCAACGTCGTCATCGTCATCGGCGGCGGCCCCGAACAGCGGGCCGACGGAGCGTGGATCGCGGGCCGCCACCCCGCCTACCCCCAGGGCGTACGCGGCTGGGCGCTGCCCGCCGACGCCTACCGCGGAGACGGACCGGGCCCCGCGGGGGAGAGCGGCGAGGGCGAGACCCCCGGACTGCGCGCCGCCCAACTCGCCCACCTCGGCCCCCGGACCGGCGACCTGGTCTGGGACATCGGCTCGGGCAGCGGCGCCCTGGCGGTGGAGGCGGCCCGATTCGGCGCCGCCGTCCTGGCCGTGGACAGCGACCGGGACGCCTGCGCCCGCACCGCGGCGGCGGCACGGTCCTTCGGCGTCCAGCTCCAAGTGGTCCAGGGGCGCGCCCCGCACGTGCTGGAACGGCTGCCCGAGCCCGATGTCGTACGGATCGGGGGCGGCGGCGTCCCCGTCGTGACCGCCGTCGCCGACCGCAGGCCGGAGCGGATCGTGACCCATGCCTCGACCCGGGACGAGGCCGAGGCGCTGGGCGCCGCCCTCACCGAGAACGGATACGCGGTCGCCTGCTCGCTCCTGCAGTCCGTCGAACTCGACACGTCCGCATGGTCGGAGCGCGAACGCTCGGTCGTCTTCCTGCTGTCCGCACTGCGTTCGGACCTCGCCCCCTGA